The proteins below are encoded in one region of Passer domesticus isolate bPasDom1 chromosome 22, bPasDom1.hap1, whole genome shotgun sequence:
- the LOC135285038 gene encoding solute carrier family 2, facilitated glucose transporter member 5-like isoform X1 yields MKLKGGQQGSSQGPGGARGKMTLPLALVALISAFGSSFQYGYNVSVINSPAPYMQDFYNRTYLERTGVPMDRGFQTLLWSLTVSMFPLGGLFGSLMVWPMVNSCGRKGTLLINNLFSIAAAILMGTSELAKTFEVIIISRVVMGIFAGLASNVVPMFLGEMSPKNLRGAVGVVPQLFITIGILAAQVLGLNSILGNAKGWPVLLGLTGIPSLIQLLTLPFFPESPRFLLIQRGNEEQARRALQRLRGWEDVDDEIQEMYQENQSEKEEGQFSVLSLFTFRGLRWQLISIIVMMAGQQLSGVNGVFYYADRIFESAGVHSSSIQYVTVSIGAINVVMTLLAVFIVESLGRRILLLAGFVLCSASCAILTLAFNLQTTVSWMSYLSIVCVIAYIIGHAIGPSPIPAVMITEMFLQSSRPAAFMVGGSVHWLSNFTVGLVFLYMEAGLGPYSFLIFCAICVATMLYIFFVVPETKNKTFMEINRIMAKRNKVEVQESKELRGSYPLSRPEEKKWLSSSEM; encoded by the exons ATGAAGCTGAaaggagggcagcagggcagctcccagggccctgggggtgccaggggg aaAATGACACTTCCCCTGGCCCTGGTGGCTCTGATCTCTGCCTTTGGCTCTTCCTTCCAGTACGGGTACAACGTGTCTGTGATCAACTCCCCTGCCCCG TACATGCAGGACTTTTACAACAGGACCTACCTGGAGAGGACGGGGGTGCCCATGGACAGGGGCTTCCAGACGCTGCTCTGGTCTCTCACCGTGTCCATGTTCCCTCTGGGGGGCCTCTTTGGGTCACTCATGGTGTGGCCCATGGTCAACAGCTGTGGCCG GAAGGGCACTTTGCTGATAAATAACCTTTTTTCCATCGCTGCTGCAATCCTTATGGGAACCTCGGAGCTGGCAAAAACCTTTGAAGTCATCATCATTTCCCGTGTTGTCATGGGAATATTCGCTG GTCTGGCTTCCAACGTGGTTCCCATGTTCCTTGGAGAAATGTCCCCCAAAAACCTGAGAGGAGCTGTTGGGGTGGTGCCACAGCTCTTCATCACCATTGGCATCCTTGCAGCTCAGGTCCTCGGTCTCAACAGCATCCTTGGGAATGCCAAAG GGTGgccggtgctgctggggctcacGGGGATCCCGTCCCTGATCCAGCTGCTGACACTGCCCTTCTTCCCCGAGAGTCCCAGATTCCTGCTCATCCAAAGGGGCAACGAAGAGCAGGCACGGAGAG ctctgcagaggctgaggggctgggaggacGTGGATGATGAGATACAGGAGATGTACCAGGAGAACCAGTCggagaaggaggaagggcagttctctgtgctcagcctgttcaCCTTCAGGGGCCTGAGGTGGCAGCTCATCTCCATCATCGTCATGATGGCAGGCCAGCAGCTCTCGGGGGTCAATGGG GTCTTCTACTACGCAGACAGAATCTTCGAGTCAGCAGgggtgcacagcagcagcatccagtaTGTCACCGTGTCCATAGGGGCCATCAACGTGGTCATGACTCTGCTGGCT GTTTTCATTGTGGAATCCCTGGGGAGGAGGATCCTTCTCCTGGCTGGCTTCGTGCTGTGCTCTGCCTCCTGTGCAATCTTAACTCTGGCCTTCAATCTCCAG ACCACTGTCTCCTGGATGTCCTACCTCAGCATAGTCTGTGTCATTGCCTACATCATTGGACATGCCATCGGACCCA GTCCCATTCCTGCTGTGATGATCACCGAGATGTTCCTGCAGTCGTCCCGGCCCGCGGCCTTCATGGTGGGGGGCTCTGTGCACTGGCTCAGCAACTTCACCGTGGGGCTGGTGTTCCTCTACATGGAG gctgggctggggcccTACAGCTTCCTCATCTTCTGCGCCATCTGCGTCGCCACCATGCTCTACATCTTCTTTGTTGTTCCTGAGACCAAGAATAAAACCTTCATGGAAATCAACAGGATCATGGCCAAGAGGAACAAAGTGGAGGTTCAGGAAAGCAAAGAGCTTAGAGGTTCCTACCCCCTGAGCAGGCCAGAAGAGAAGAAGTGGCTCTCCAGCAGTGAGATGTGA
- the LOC135285038 gene encoding solute carrier family 2, facilitated glucose transporter member 5-like isoform X2, whose translation MGTSELAKTFEVIIISRVVMGIFAGLASNVVPMFLGEMSPKNLRGAVGVVPQLFITIGILAAQVLGLNSILGNAKGWPVLLGLTGIPSLIQLLTLPFFPESPRFLLIQRGNEEQARRALQRLRGWEDVDDEIQEMYQENQSEKEEGQFSVLSLFTFRGLRWQLISIIVMMAGQQLSGVNGVFYYADRIFESAGVHSSSIQYVTVSIGAINVVMTLLAVFIVESLGRRILLLAGFVLCSASCAILTLAFNLQTTVSWMSYLSIVCVIAYIIGHAIGPSPIPAVMITEMFLQSSRPAAFMVGGSVHWLSNFTVGLVFLYMEAGLGPYSFLIFCAICVATMLYIFFVVPETKNKTFMEINRIMAKRNKVEVQESKELRGSYPLSRPEEKKWLSSSEM comes from the exons ATGGGAACCTCGGAGCTGGCAAAAACCTTTGAAGTCATCATCATTTCCCGTGTTGTCATGGGAATATTCGCTG GTCTGGCTTCCAACGTGGTTCCCATGTTCCTTGGAGAAATGTCCCCCAAAAACCTGAGAGGAGCTGTTGGGGTGGTGCCACAGCTCTTCATCACCATTGGCATCCTTGCAGCTCAGGTCCTCGGTCTCAACAGCATCCTTGGGAATGCCAAAG GGTGgccggtgctgctggggctcacGGGGATCCCGTCCCTGATCCAGCTGCTGACACTGCCCTTCTTCCCCGAGAGTCCCAGATTCCTGCTCATCCAAAGGGGCAACGAAGAGCAGGCACGGAGAG ctctgcagaggctgaggggctgggaggacGTGGATGATGAGATACAGGAGATGTACCAGGAGAACCAGTCggagaaggaggaagggcagttctctgtgctcagcctgttcaCCTTCAGGGGCCTGAGGTGGCAGCTCATCTCCATCATCGTCATGATGGCAGGCCAGCAGCTCTCGGGGGTCAATGGG GTCTTCTACTACGCAGACAGAATCTTCGAGTCAGCAGgggtgcacagcagcagcatccagtaTGTCACCGTGTCCATAGGGGCCATCAACGTGGTCATGACTCTGCTGGCT GTTTTCATTGTGGAATCCCTGGGGAGGAGGATCCTTCTCCTGGCTGGCTTCGTGCTGTGCTCTGCCTCCTGTGCAATCTTAACTCTGGCCTTCAATCTCCAG ACCACTGTCTCCTGGATGTCCTACCTCAGCATAGTCTGTGTCATTGCCTACATCATTGGACATGCCATCGGACCCA GTCCCATTCCTGCTGTGATGATCACCGAGATGTTCCTGCAGTCGTCCCGGCCCGCGGCCTTCATGGTGGGGGGCTCTGTGCACTGGCTCAGCAACTTCACCGTGGGGCTGGTGTTCCTCTACATGGAG gctgggctggggcccTACAGCTTCCTCATCTTCTGCGCCATCTGCGTCGCCACCATGCTCTACATCTTCTTTGTTGTTCCTGAGACCAAGAATAAAACCTTCATGGAAATCAACAGGATCATGGCCAAGAGGAACAAAGTGGAGGTTCAGGAAAGCAAAGAGCTTAGAGGTTCCTACCCCCTGAGCAGGCCAGAAGAGAAGAAGTGGCTCTCCAGCAGTGAGATGTGA